A single region of the Pseudomonas sp. GGS8 genome encodes:
- a CDS encoding GntR family transcriptional regulator translates to MNEQLQPLKKQPRAGKAGRSGTQDDIVYAHIFEAILEQRLAPGTKLSEEALGEIFGVSRTIIRRALSRLAHEGVVLLRPNRGAVVASPSVEEARQVFMARRLVERAITELAVQHATAEQIADLRQMVNDERDSFSRGDRGAGIRLSGEFHLKLAEAAKNAPLISFQRSLVSQTSLIIAQYESGNRSHCSYDEHTQLIDAIEARDATLAVDLMMHHMDHIDSKLNLDDESASDDLHAVFSHLLQTKKPGRSTAKL, encoded by the coding sequence ATGAACGAACAGTTGCAACCCCTCAAGAAACAACCGCGAGCAGGCAAAGCCGGCCGCAGCGGTACCCAGGACGATATTGTCTACGCGCATATCTTCGAGGCCATCCTCGAACAGCGTCTGGCGCCCGGCACCAAGTTGAGCGAAGAAGCGCTGGGGGAAATCTTCGGGGTCAGCCGCACCATCATTCGCCGCGCGCTGTCGCGTCTGGCCCATGAAGGCGTGGTGTTGCTGCGACCGAATCGCGGCGCTGTGGTTGCCAGCCCGAGTGTCGAAGAGGCTCGCCAGGTGTTCATGGCGCGGCGGCTGGTGGAGCGGGCGATCACTGAGTTGGCGGTGCAGCACGCCACTGCCGAGCAGATTGCCGACTTGCGGCAGATGGTCAACGACGAGCGCGACAGCTTCTCCCGTGGCGATCGCGGTGCCGGTATTCGTCTGTCGGGCGAGTTTCACTTGAAACTGGCCGAAGCGGCAAAAAACGCGCCATTGATCAGCTTCCAGCGCAGCCTGGTGTCCCAGACTTCGTTGATCATCGCCCAGTACGAGAGCGGCAACCGTTCGCACTGCTCTTACGATGAGCACACCCAATTGATCGATGCCATCGAAGCGCGGGACGCGACGCTGGCGGTGGACTTGATGATGCATCACATGGATCACATCGACAGCAAGCTCAACCTCGACGACGAAAGCGCGTCGGATGATTTGCATGCGGTGTTCTCGCATCTGTTGCAGACCAAGAAGCCGGGGCGCTCGACTGCCAAGCTATAA
- the guaD gene encoding guanine deaminase, with protein sequence MPLTRKAYRAAILHSIADPAEVGIEASYEYFEDGLLLVENGQINAIGHASELLPTLPSDIEITHYQDALITPGFIDTHIHLPQTGMVGAYGEQLLDWLNTYTFPCESQFANKAHADEVADIFIKELLRNGTTTALVFGSVHPQSVNSFFEAAEQLDLRMIAGKVMMDRNAPDYLTDTAESSYVESKALIERWHGKGRLHYAVTPRFAPTSTPEQLALAGQLLSEYPDLYMQTHISENLKEVEWVKQLFPERKGYLDVYDHYQLLGERSVFAHGVHLCDDECARLAQTGSAIAFCPTSNFFLGSGLFNLPMAEKHKLNVGLGTDVGGGTSFSLLQTLNEAYKVMQLQGARLSPFKSLYLATLGGARALRLENKIGTLQPGTDADFLVLDYNATPLLSYRLKQANNIAETLFVLMTLGDDRTVLQTYAAGNLVHQR encoded by the coding sequence ATGCCCTTGACTCGCAAAGCCTACCGCGCCGCCATTTTGCACAGCATTGCCGATCCCGCCGAAGTGGGTATCGAAGCCTCGTATGAGTATTTCGAAGACGGCCTGCTGCTGGTCGAGAACGGCCAGATCAACGCCATCGGCCACGCCAGCGAATTGCTGCCAACGCTGCCATCCGACATCGAGATCACCCATTATCAGGACGCGCTGATCACCCCAGGCTTCATCGACACCCACATTCACCTGCCGCAAACCGGCATGGTCGGCGCCTACGGCGAGCAGCTGCTGGACTGGCTGAACACCTACACCTTTCCGTGCGAAAGCCAGTTCGCCAACAAGGCCCACGCTGACGAAGTGGCGGACATTTTCATCAAGGAACTGCTGCGCAACGGCACCACCACTGCCCTGGTATTCGGCAGCGTGCATCCGCAATCGGTGAACTCGTTTTTCGAGGCTGCCGAGCAGCTGGACCTGCGGATGATCGCCGGCAAGGTGATGATGGACCGCAACGCACCGGATTACCTGACCGACACCGCCGAATCGAGTTACGTCGAAAGCAAGGCGCTGATCGAGCGCTGGCACGGCAAGGGCCGCCTGCATTACGCCGTCACCCCGCGCTTCGCCCCGACCAGCACCCCGGAACAGCTAGCACTGGCGGGGCAGCTGCTCAGCGAATACCCGGATCTGTACATGCAGACCCACATCAGCGAAAACCTCAAGGAGGTCGAGTGGGTCAAGCAACTGTTCCCGGAGCGCAAGGGCTACCTGGACGTCTACGACCACTACCAACTGCTCGGCGAGCGCTCGGTGTTCGCCCACGGCGTGCACCTGTGCGACGACGAATGCGCACGCCTGGCACAGACCGGATCGGCGATTGCGTTTTGCCCGACCTCGAACTTCTTCCTCGGCAGCGGTTTGTTCAACCTGCCGATGGCCGAGAAGCACAAACTCAATGTCGGTCTCGGTACCGACGTCGGTGGCGGCACCAGTTTCTCGCTGCTGCAAACCCTGAACGAAGCGTACAAGGTCATGCAACTGCAAGGCGCGCGGCTGAGCCCGTTCAAGTCGCTGTACCTGGCCACCCTTGGCGGCGCCCGCGCGCTGCGCCTGGAAAACAAGATCGGCACCCTGCAACCGGGCACCGACGCGGACTTCCTAGTGCTGGATTACAACGCCACGCCGCTGCTGAGCTATCGCCTGAAGCAGGCCAATAACATAGCCGAGACGTTGTTTGTGTTGATGACGCTGGGGGATGACCGGACGGTGTTGCAGACATATGCGGCGGGGAATCTGGTGCATCAGCGCTAA
- the xdhC gene encoding xanthine dehydrogenase accessory protein XdhC encodes MYNWIDALADLQTRGEPCVLVTIIEELGSTPRNAGSKIVISATQTFDTIGGGHLEYKAMQIGREMLASGRQDTHLERFSLGASLGQCCGGVTVLLFEPMGQVQAQIAVFGAGHVGRALVPLLASLPCRVRWIDSREAEFPEQIPHGVRKIVTEEPLDEVDDLPAGSYCIVMTHNHQLDLELTAAILKRNDFAYFGLIGSKTKRVKFEHRLRDRGFDSAVLQRMRCPMGLGEVKGKLPVEIAISIAGEIIATYNANFGQHTASAGSSIAKLLPASRRSQALN; translated from the coding sequence ATGTACAACTGGATCGACGCCCTCGCCGACCTGCAAACCCGGGGTGAACCCTGTGTGTTGGTGACCATCATCGAAGAGCTCGGCTCGACGCCGCGCAATGCCGGCTCGAAGATAGTCATCAGCGCCACGCAAACATTCGACACCATCGGTGGCGGGCATCTGGAATACAAGGCCATGCAGATCGGCCGCGAGATGCTTGCCAGTGGCCGGCAGGACACCCATCTGGAGCGTTTCAGCCTCGGCGCCAGCCTGGGCCAGTGCTGCGGCGGCGTGACCGTGTTGCTGTTCGAACCGATGGGTCAGGTCCAGGCGCAGATTGCTGTGTTCGGCGCCGGCCACGTCGGGCGGGCGCTGGTGCCGCTGCTCGCCAGCCTGCCCTGCCGGGTGCGCTGGATCGATTCACGGGAAGCCGAATTCCCCGAACAGATCCCCCACGGCGTGCGCAAAATCGTCACCGAAGAACCGCTGGACGAAGTCGATGACCTGCCCGCCGGCAGCTACTGCATTGTCATGACTCACAATCACCAGCTCGACCTTGAACTCACCGCCGCGATCCTCAAGCGCAACGACTTCGCCTACTTCGGCCTGATCGGTTCGAAGACCAAACGGGTGAAGTTCGAACACCGCCTGCGTGATCGTGGTTTCGACAGCGCCGTGCTGCAACGCATGCGCTGCCCAATGGGGCTGGGCGAAGTCAAAGGCAAGTTGCCTGTGGAAATCGCCATCTCCATCGCCGGCGAAATCATCGCCACCTATAACGCGAATTTCGGCCAGCACACCGCCAGCGCCGGCTCATCGATCGCCAAACTGCTGCCTGCTTCACGCCGCAGCCAAGCTTTGAACTGA
- the xdhB gene encoding xanthine dehydrogenase molybdopterin binding subunit yields MSNHHAVEKTQAELAELFAKDLTTGVGRSVKHDSAEKHVSGEAQYIDDRLEFPNQLHVYARLSDRAHAKIISIDTKPCYAFEGVRIAITHEDVPGLKDIGPLLPGDPLLAIDDVQFVGQPVLAVAARDLETARKAAMAAIIEYEDLEPVLDVVEALRKRHFVLDSHTHQRGDSANALATAEHRIQGTLHIGGQEHFYLETQISSVMPTEDGGMIVYCSTQNPTEVQKLVAEVLDVSMNKIVVDMRRMGGGFGGKETQAASPACLCAVIAHLTGQPTKMRLPRVEDMLMTGKRHPFYVEYDVGFDSTGRLHGIALELAGNCGCSPDLSASIVDRAMFHADNSYYLGDATINGHRCKTNTASNTAYRGFGGPQGMVAIEEVMDAIARHLSLDPLAVRKANYYGKTERNVTHYYQTVEHNMLEEMTAELEASSQYAERREAIRRYNANSPILKKGLALTPVKFGISFTASFLNQAGALIHIYTDGSIHLNHGGTEMGQGLNTKVAQVVAQVFQVEMDRVQITATNTDKVPNTSPTAASSGADLNGKAAQNAAEIIKKRLVEFTARQYKVSEEDVEFHNGHVRVRDHILTFEALIQQAYFAQVSLSSTGFYKTPKIYYDRSQARGRPFYYYAFGAACAEVIVDTLTGEYKMLRTDILHDVGASLNPAIDIGQVEGGFIQGMGWLTMEELVWNDKGKLMTNGPASYKIPAVADMPLDLRVKLVENRKNPEDTVFHSKAVGEPPFMLGIAVWCAIKDAVASLGDYQHQPKIDAPATPERVLWGCEQMRRLKAVKAVEAETELASL; encoded by the coding sequence ATGTCTAATCATCACGCCGTAGAGAAGACCCAAGCCGAACTGGCTGAACTGTTCGCCAAGGACCTGACCACCGGTGTCGGCCGCAGCGTCAAGCATGACAGCGCCGAAAAACATGTGTCCGGTGAAGCGCAGTACATCGATGATCGGCTGGAATTCCCCAACCAGCTGCACGTTTACGCACGCCTGTCGGACCGCGCCCACGCGAAAATCATCAGCATCGACACTAAGCCCTGCTACGCCTTCGAAGGCGTGCGCATCGCCATCACCCACGAAGACGTGCCGGGCCTGAAAGACATCGGCCCGTTGTTGCCGGGCGATCCGTTGCTGGCCATCGATGACGTGCAGTTCGTCGGTCAACCGGTGCTCGCCGTCGCCGCGAGAGACCTGGAAACCGCGCGCAAAGCCGCGATGGCGGCGATCATCGAATACGAAGACCTCGAACCGGTTCTGGACGTGGTCGAAGCCCTGCGCAAACGCCATTTCGTGCTCGACAGCCATACCCACCAGCGTGGCGATTCGGCCAATGCCTTGGCCACTGCCGAGCACCGCATTCAAGGCACGCTGCACATCGGCGGCCAGGAACACTTTTATCTGGAAACCCAGATCTCTTCGGTGATGCCGACTGAAGACGGCGGGATGATCGTTTACTGCTCGACCCAGAACCCCACCGAAGTGCAGAAACTGGTGGCGGAAGTGCTGGACGTGTCGATGAACAAGATCGTCGTCGACATGCGCCGCATGGGCGGTGGTTTCGGCGGCAAGGAAACCCAGGCGGCAAGCCCGGCATGCCTGTGCGCGGTGATCGCGCACCTGACCGGTCAACCCACCAAAATGCGCCTGCCGCGTGTCGAAGACATGCTGATGACCGGCAAACGACACCCGTTCTACGTTGAATACGACGTGGGCTTCGACAGCACCGGTCGCCTGCACGGCATCGCTCTGGAACTGGCTGGTAACTGCGGTTGCTCACCGGATTTGTCGGCCTCGATTGTCGACCGCGCGATGTTCCATGCCGACAACTCGTACTACCTGGGCGATGCGACCATCAACGGTCACCGCTGCAAGACCAACACTGCGTCGAACACCGCTTACCGTGGTTTCGGCGGCCCGCAAGGCATGGTCGCCATCGAAGAAGTGATGGACGCCATCGCCCGCCATCTGAGCCTCGATCCACTGGCGGTGCGCAAGGCCAACTACTACGGCAAGACCGAGCGCAACGTCACCCATTACTACCAGACCGTCGAGCACAACATGCTCGAGGAAATGACCGCCGAACTGGAAGCCAGCAGCCAGTACGCCGAACGCCGCGAAGCGATCCGTCGCTACAACGCCAACAGCCCGATCCTGAAAAAAGGCCTGGCGTTGACCCCGGTCAAATTCGGTATTTCCTTTACCGCCAGCTTCCTCAACCAGGCCGGCGCGCTGATCCACATCTACACCGACGGCAGCATCCACCTGAACCATGGCGGCACCGAAATGGGCCAGGGCCTGAACACCAAGGTCGCGCAAGTCGTGGCGCAAGTATTCCAGGTGGAAATGGACCGGGTGCAGATCACCGCGACCAACACCGACAAGGTGCCGAACACCTCGCCGACCGCCGCCTCCAGTGGCGCCGACCTCAACGGCAAAGCCGCACAGAACGCCGCGGAAATCATCAAGAAACGCCTGGTGGAATTTACCGCGCGGCAATACAAGGTCAGCGAAGAAGACGTGGAATTCCACAACGGTCACGTGCGGGTTCGCGATCACATTCTGACGTTCGAAGCGCTGATCCAGCAGGCCTATTTCGCGCAGGTGTCGCTGTCGAGCACCGGCTTCTACAAGACCCCGAAAATCTACTACGACCGCAGTCAGGCGCGGGGGCGGCCGTTCTACTACTACGCCTTTGGCGCGGCCTGCGCCGAGGTGATCGTCGACACGTTGACCGGCGAGTACAAGATGCTGCGCACCGACATCCTCCACGACGTCGGCGCCTCGCTGAACCCGGCCATCGATATCGGCCAGGTCGAGGGTGGTTTCATCCAGGGCATGGGCTGGCTGACCATGGAAGAACTGGTATGGAACGACAAAGGCAAACTGATGACCAACGGCCCGGCCAGCTACAAGATCCCGGCGGTGGCCGACATGCCGCTGGACCTGCGGGTGAAGCTGGTGGAAAACCGCAAGAACCCGGAAGACACGGTGTTCCATTCCAAGGCCGTGGGTGAGCCGCCGTTCATGCTCGGCATCGCCGTCTGGTGCGCGATCAAGGATGCCGTGGCCAGTTTGGGCGACTACCAGCATCAACCGAAAATTGACGCACCGGCGACGCCTGAGCGGGTGTTGTGGGGGTGTGAGCAGATGCGGCGGTTGAAGGCGGTGAAAGCCGTGGAAGCTGAAACCGAACTGGCTTCGCTCTAG
- the xdhA gene encoding xanthine dehydrogenase small subunit, translated as MIQFLLNQELRSEHALDPNLTVLNYLREHVGKPGTKEGCASGDCGACTVVVGELQTDDDGREHIRYRSLNSCLTFVSSLHGKQLISVEDLKHKGQLHSVQKAMVECHGSQCGFCTPGFVMSLFALQKNSDQPDSHKAHEALAGNLCRCTGYRPILAAAEQSCCGKQPDQFDAREAETIARLKAIAPTDIGELNSGDKRCLVPLTVADLADLYDAYPQARLLAGGTDLALEVTQLHRTLPVMIYVGNVAEMKRIERFDDRLEIGAATVLSDCYDALKAEYPDFGELLQRFASLQIRNQGTLGGNIGNASPIGDSPPLLIALGAQIVLCKGETRRTLALEDYFIDYRVTARQESEFIEKIIVPRASAEQLFRAYKVSKRLDDDISAVCAAFNLRIDNGVVADARVAFGGMAAIPKRAKNCETALVGAPFNNTTIERACAALAEDFTPLSDFRASKEYRLLSAQNLLRKYFIELQTPHIETRVTAYV; from the coding sequence GTGATCCAGTTTTTACTCAACCAGGAACTCCGTAGCGAGCATGCCCTGGACCCCAACCTGACTGTGCTCAATTACTTGCGCGAACATGTGGGCAAACCCGGCACCAAAGAAGGCTGCGCCAGCGGTGACTGTGGCGCGTGCACTGTGGTGGTCGGCGAGCTGCAAACGGATGACGATGGCCGCGAACACATTCGCTATCGCAGCCTCAACTCGTGTCTGACCTTTGTTTCGTCGCTGCATGGCAAACAACTGATCAGTGTCGAAGACCTCAAGCACAAAGGCCAGCTGCACAGCGTGCAAAAAGCCATGGTTGAGTGCCACGGCTCACAATGCGGTTTCTGCACTCCGGGCTTTGTCATGTCGCTGTTCGCCCTGCAAAAGAACAGCGATCAACCGGACTCCCACAAGGCCCATGAAGCCCTGGCCGGCAACCTCTGCCGCTGCACCGGTTATCGGCCGATCCTGGCCGCCGCCGAACAATCCTGCTGCGGCAAGCAACCGGACCAGTTCGATGCTCGCGAGGCAGAAACCATCGCGCGCCTGAAAGCCATCGCCCCCACCGACATCGGTGAGCTCAACAGTGGCGACAAACGCTGCCTGGTGCCGCTGACCGTGGCCGACCTGGCCGACCTCTACGACGCTTATCCACAGGCTCGCCTACTGGCCGGCGGCACCGACCTGGCGCTGGAAGTCACGCAATTGCACCGCACCTTGCCGGTGATGATCTACGTCGGCAACGTCGCCGAAATGAAGCGCATCGAACGCTTCGACGATCGCCTGGAAATCGGCGCCGCCACCGTCCTCTCCGACTGTTACGACGCTTTGAAGGCCGAGTACCCGGACTTCGGCGAATTGCTGCAGCGCTTCGCTTCGTTGCAGATTCGCAACCAGGGCACCCTCGGCGGCAACATCGGCAACGCCTCGCCCATCGGTGACTCGCCACCGCTGCTGATCGCCCTGGGCGCGCAGATCGTGCTGTGCAAAGGCGAGACTCGCCGCACCCTGGCCCTGGAAGATTACTTCATCGATTACCGGGTCACCGCGCGTCAGGAAAGCGAGTTCATCGAAAAGATCATCGTGCCCCGCGCCAGCGCTGAACAACTGTTCCGCGCCTACAAGGTGTCGAAGCGTCTGGACGACGACATTTCCGCGGTCTGCGCAGCATTCAACCTGCGCATCGACAATGGCGTAGTCGCCGACGCCCGCGTTGCTTTCGGCGGCATGGCGGCCATTCCGAAACGCGCGAAAAACTGCGAAACCGCGCTGGTTGGCGCACCATTCAACAACACCACCATTGAACGCGCCTGCGCCGCCCTGGCCGAAGATTTCACACCGCTCTCGGACTTCCGCGCCAGCAAGGAATACCGCCTGCTCAGTGCGCAGAACCTGCTGCGCAAATACTTCATCGAACTGCAAACACCGCACATCGAGACTCGGGTGACCGCTTATGTCTAA
- a CDS encoding GntR family transcriptional regulator produces MTFKAPDSLAEQIAHHLAERIIRGEMKPGERIQEQKVTLALNVSRGSVREALLILERRHLIAILPRRGAHVTELTAHKVKSLCALMSELYILLGNAVASGWQVQADMAPFVQIQQRLTASYERQDIRTFVDDSFSVMRAAYPFANNPYLQETVENLQPAMSRAYFLALDQRKASMSEFLELFERLLAAVLARDFAQIREVLTAYAQRSCDLVVSALTVA; encoded by the coding sequence ATGACGTTCAAGGCGCCGGACAGCCTCGCCGAGCAAATCGCTCACCACCTCGCCGAACGTATCATTCGCGGCGAAATGAAGCCGGGGGAGCGCATCCAGGAACAGAAGGTCACGCTGGCCCTCAATGTCAGCCGCGGTTCAGTCCGTGAGGCCTTGCTGATCCTCGAACGCCGCCACTTGATCGCGATTTTGCCGCGACGTGGCGCCCACGTGACCGAACTGACGGCGCATAAGGTGAAGAGCCTGTGCGCGCTGATGAGCGAGTTGTACATCTTGCTCGGCAACGCCGTGGCCAGCGGCTGGCAAGTCCAGGCCGATATGGCGCCGTTCGTGCAGATTCAGCAGCGCCTGACCGCCAGCTACGAACGCCAGGACATCCGCACGTTCGTCGACGACAGCTTCAGCGTGATGCGTGCCGCGTATCCGTTCGCCAACAACCCGTATTTGCAGGAAACCGTCGAGAATCTGCAGCCGGCCATGAGCCGTGCGTATTTCCTTGCGCTGGACCAGCGCAAGGCCTCGATGAGCGAGTTCCTGGAGCTGTTCGAACGCCTGCTGGCCGCCGTGCTGGCCCGTGACTTTGCGCAGATCCGCGAGGTGCTGACGGCGTATGCCCAGCGCAGTTGTGATCTAGTGGTTTCTGCGTTGACGGTCGCTTAA
- the smc gene encoding chromosome segregation protein SMC yields MRLKCIKLAGFKSFVDPTTVNFPSNMAAVVGPNGCGKSNIIDAVRWVMGESSAKNLRGESMTDVIFNGSTSRKPVSQASIELVFDNSDGTLLGEWAAYAEISIRRKVTRDSQTTYYLNGTKCRRRDITDIFLGTGLGPRSYSIIEQGMISKLIESKPEDLRNFIEEAAGISKYKERRRETENRIRRTHENLARLTDLREELERQLERLHRQAEAAKKYQEYKGEERQLKAQLSALRWQALNEQVGQREAIIGTQEITFEALVAEQRNADAAIERLRDGHHDLSERFNLVQGRFYSVGGDIARVEQSIQHGQQRLRQLQDDLKEAERARLETESHLGHDRTLLLTLGEELDMLTPEQEVTSAAAEEAAAALEESETTMHGWQEQWDTFNLTAAEPRRQAEVQQSRIQQLETSMERLADRQKRLAEERALLSADPEDAAIMELSEQLAASEATLEDLQASEEAQVERLEQLRQELQQALSAQQQAQGDLQRLNGRLASLEALQQAALDPGTGTAEWLREQHLADRPRLAEGLKVEAGWELAVETVLGADLQAVLVDDFGDFDLAGFAQGDLRLLSPASDGVRMPGSLLDKVEAQIDLSPWLGQVKPVDNLEQALALRGQLAAGQSLISRDGYWVGRHFLRVRRASEAESGVLARGQEIQRLGLEREEREATVETLETQLQNLRAQQRQQENGREHLRRLLQDEARQQGELKAQLSAGKAKVEQLTLRRTRLDEELTELSEQRALEHENIGEARLQLQEALDSMALDTEQRELLLAQRDSLRERLDRVRQEARQHKDHAHQLAVRLGSLKAQHDSTRQALERLEMQAERLTEKREQLSLNLEEGEAPLEELRLKLEELLDKRMTVDEELKTAQIAMEDADRELRDAEKRRTQAEQQSHLIRSQLEQQRMEWQALTVRRKTLQDQLLEDGYDLNGVLATLVAGVSEKDAEEEIERIAARIQRLGAINLAAIDEYQQQSERKRYLDAQNDDLVEALDTLENVIRKIDKETRNRFKDTFDQINGGLQALFPKVFGGGRAYLELTGEDLLDTGVTIMAQPPGKKNSTIHLLSGGEKALTALALVFAIFKLNPAPFCMLDEVDAPLDDANVGRYARLVKEMSQTVQFIYITHNKIAMEMADQLMGVTMHEPGCSRLVAVDVEEAMAMVDA; encoded by the coding sequence GTGCGGCTCAAGTGCATCAAACTGGCGGGGTTCAAATCCTTCGTCGACCCGACCACGGTGAACTTCCCCAGTAACATGGCGGCGGTGGTCGGGCCCAATGGTTGCGGCAAGTCGAACATCATCGATGCCGTGCGTTGGGTGATGGGCGAGAGCTCGGCCAAGAACTTGCGCGGCGAGTCGATGACCGACGTCATCTTCAACGGCTCCACCAGCCGTAAGCCGGTGAGCCAGGCGAGCATCGAACTGGTGTTCGATAACTCCGACGGCACTTTGCTCGGCGAATGGGCGGCCTATGCGGAAATTTCCATTCGCCGCAAAGTGACCCGCGACAGCCAGACCACCTACTACCTCAACGGCACCAAATGCCGTCGCCGCGATATCACCGACATCTTTCTGGGTACCGGTCTCGGTCCGCGCAGCTATTCGATTATCGAGCAGGGGATGATCTCCAAGCTGATCGAGTCCAAGCCTGAAGACCTGCGCAATTTCATCGAAGAAGCCGCCGGTATTTCCAAGTACAAGGAGCGTCGGCGCGAGACTGAAAACCGTATTCGCCGCACCCACGAAAACCTTGCTCGTCTGACCGACCTGCGCGAAGAACTCGAGCGTCAGCTTGAGCGCTTGCACCGCCAGGCCGAGGCCGCCAAGAAATATCAGGAATATAAAGGCGAAGAGCGTCAGCTCAAGGCTCAGTTGTCGGCCCTGCGCTGGCAGGCGTTGAACGAGCAGGTCGGCCAGCGCGAGGCGATCATCGGCACTCAGGAAATCACCTTCGAAGCCCTGGTGGCCGAGCAGCGCAATGCCGACGCGGCCATTGAACGCCTGCGTGACGGTCATCATGACCTGTCCGAACGCTTCAATCTGGTGCAGGGGCGCTTTTATTCGGTCGGCGGCGACATCGCCCGGGTCGAGCAGAGTATCCAGCACGGTCAGCAGCGCTTGCGTCAATTGCAGGACGACCTGAAAGAAGCCGAGCGTGCGCGACTGGAAACCGAGTCACACCTGGGCCACGACCGCACCTTGCTGCTGACCCTGGGTGAAGAGCTGGACATGCTCACGCCGGAACAGGAGGTCACCAGCGCCGCCGCCGAGGAAGCCGCCGCCGCGTTGGAAGAGTCCGAAACCACCATGCACGGCTGGCAGGAGCAGTGGGACACCTTCAACCTCACCGCCGCCGAGCCGCGTCGTCAGGCTGAAGTTCAGCAGTCGCGGATCCAGCAGCTGGAAACCAGCATGGAGCGTCTGGCCGATCGCCAGAAGCGTCTGGCCGAAGAACGCGCTCTGCTTTCGGCGGACCCGGAAGACGCGGCGATCATGGAGCTCAGCGAGCAATTGGCCGCGAGTGAAGCGACGCTGGAAGATTTGCAGGCCAGTGAAGAAGCGCAGGTCGAACGCCTCGAGCAGCTGCGTCAGGAGTTGCAGCAAGCACTCTCGGCGCAGCAGCAGGCGCAAGGTGATTTGCAGCGGCTCAACGGTCGTCTGGCGTCTTTGGAGGCTTTGCAGCAAGCCGCGCTCGATCCGGGTACCGGCACCGCCGAATGGCTGCGCGAACAGCATCTGGCGGATCGTCCGCGTCTGGCCGAAGGCCTGAAAGTTGAAGCGGGTTGGGAGCTGGCGGTGGAAACCGTGCTCGGCGCCGACCTGCAAGCGGTGCTGGTGGACGACTTCGGCGATTTCGATCTGGCCGGGTTTGCCCAAGGCGATTTGCGCCTGCTCAGCCCGGCCAGCGATGGTGTGCGCATGCCCGGCAGTTTGCTCGACAAGGTTGAGGCGCAGATCGATCTGTCGCCGTGGCTGGGGCAGGTCAAGCCGGTCGACAACCTTGAACAGGCCTTGGCCTTGCGCGGGCAATTGGCCGCAGGGCAAAGCCTGATCAGCCGTGATGGTTACTGGGTCGGCCGACACTTTTTGCGCGTGCGTCGGGCCAGCGAAGCGGAAAGCGGTGTGCTTGCCCGTGGCCAGGAAATCCAGCGTCTGGGCCTTGAGCGCGAAGAGCGCGAAGCCACCGTCGAAACCCTGGAAACCCAACTTCAGAATCTCAGGGCGCAACAGCGTCAACAGGAAAACGGCCGCGAACATTTGCGCCGTTTGCTGCAAGACGAAGCGCGTCAGCAGGGCGAATTGAAAGCCCAGTTGTCGGCCGGTAAAGCCAAGGTCGAACAGTTGACTCTGCGCCGCACCCGTCTCGATGAAGAACTCACCGAGCTCAGCGAACAGCGTGCCCTGGAACACGAAAACATCGGCGAAGCGCGCCTGCAATTGCAGGAAGCCCTCGACAGCATGGCGCTGGACACCGAGCAGCGCGAGTTGCTGCTGGCCCAGCGCGACAGCCTGCGCGAACGCCTCGACCGGGTGCGTCAGGAAGCCCGGCAGCACAAGGACCATGCGCATCAATTGGCGGTGCGCCTCGGTTCGCTGAAGGCGCAACATGATTCCACTCGTCAGGCTCTTGAGCGGCTGGAAATGCAGGCAGAGCGCCTGACCGAGAAGCGCGAACAACTGAGTCTCAACCTGGAAGAGGGCGAGGCGCCGCTGGAAGAGCTGCGGCTGAAGCTCGAAGAGTTACTCGACAAACGCATGACCGTCGACGAAGAACTCAAGACCGCGCAAATCGCCATGGAAGACGCCGACCGCGAACTGCGCGATGCGGAAAAGCGCCGCACCCAGGCCGAGCAGCAATCCCATTTGATTCGCAGCCAGCTCGAACAGCAGCGTATGGAATGGCAAGCGCTGACGGTGCGGCGCAAGACCTTGCAGGATCAATTGCTCGAAGACGGTTACGACCTCAATGGCGTACTCGCCACTCTGGTGGCCGGGGTCAGCGAGAAGGACGCCGAAGAAGAAATCGAGCGCATTGCCGCGCGGATTCAGCGCCTGGGCGCGATCAACCTCGCGGCCATCGACGAATACCAGCAACAATCCGAGCGTAAACGTTATCTGGATGCCCAGAACGACGATCTGGTGGAAGCGCTGGACACCCTCGAGAACGTGATCCGCAAGATCGACAAGGAAACCCGAAACCGCTTCAAAGATACCTTTGATCAGATCAATGGCGGTTTACAGGCCCTTTTCCCAAAAGTTTTCGGCGGAGGACGCGCGTATTTGGAACTGACGGGCGAAGATCTACTCGATACAGGGGTAACGATCATGGCGCAGCCGCCTGGAAAGAAGAACAGCACCATCCATTTGCTCTCCGGTGGCGAAAAAGCCCTGACTGCTTTGGCGCTGGTATTTGCCATCTTCAAGCTGAATCCGGCGCCGTTCTGCATGCTCGATGAAGTTGACGCGCCATTGGATGACGCTAACGTTGGACGCTACGCACGGCTGGTCAAAGAGATGTCGCAGACGGTGCAGTTCATCTATATCACCCACAACAAGATCGCCATGGAAATGGCCGATCAATTGATGGGGGTAACGATGCACGAACCGGGTTGCTCGCGTCTGGTGGCAGTGGATGTGGAGGAGGCGATGGCCATGGTGGACGCCTGA